The Halogranum gelatinilyticum genome contains a region encoding:
- a CDS encoding sugar phosphate isomerase/epimerase family protein — protein sequence MDVRTGFVTQLEMDHEAALAAAADSGFDFVELMLDGAGERRRLDGRVDEYRRLLERHDLDLLVHLPFGGIDLGSPFEHVREGSVREMAAALDTAATLGAEKAVVHPTTNAWGPAWDDDDLRANVVDSLLELDEHAYAQDVELCAENIPRSVFRTHEFSTLLDETDVSMTLDTGHARMDGRDSPGIAAFADRFAHRISHLHLNDTRQAKDEHLPFGAGDIDFTAIFDALGEGWSGTLSLEVFTHDYGYLDVSKRRLDELL from the coding sequence ATGGACGTTCGCACCGGGTTCGTGACGCAGTTGGAGATGGACCACGAGGCCGCCCTGGCTGCTGCTGCCGACAGTGGCTTCGACTTCGTGGAACTGATGCTGGACGGAGCGGGCGAACGCCGTCGGCTCGACGGCCGGGTCGACGAGTATCGGCGGCTACTCGAACGACACGACCTCGACCTGCTGGTCCATCTCCCGTTCGGCGGCATCGACCTCGGGTCGCCGTTCGAGCACGTCCGCGAGGGGTCGGTCCGCGAGATGGCCGCGGCACTCGATACGGCCGCGACCCTCGGCGCGGAGAAGGCCGTCGTCCATCCGACGACGAACGCCTGGGGACCGGCGTGGGACGACGACGACCTGCGGGCCAACGTCGTCGACTCTCTTCTCGAACTCGACGAGCACGCCTACGCGCAAGACGTCGAACTCTGCGCGGAGAACATCCCGCGGAGCGTCTTCCGAACCCACGAGTTCTCGACACTCCTCGACGAGACGGACGTCTCGATGACGCTCGACACGGGCCACGCCCGGATGGACGGCCGCGACTCGCCGGGCATCGCCGCCTTCGCCGACCGCTTCGCCCACCGTATCAGCCATCTCCATCTCAACGACACCCGGCAGGCGAAGGACGAACATCTCCCGTTCGGCGCGGGCGACATCGACTTCACGGCGATCTTCGACGCGCTCGGCGAGGGCTGGTCGGGCACGCTCTCGCTGGAGGTGTTCACCCACGACTACGGCTATCTCGACGTCAGCAAGCGGCGGCTGGACGAGTTACTCTGA
- a CDS encoding GNAT family N-acetyltransferase has product MPGPVFLRNETVELRTVESDDLAFVQEHINDPEVWGTLGSAAPKNHKDEEQWLDSLTDDDGRVVLLICDDGEPVGQMGLHLNETWGVGELGYWVAPDAWGNGYCTAAVRLISRYAFEERRLHKVVAEAYGHNVGSQRVLEKAGFTQEGVHREEAFVGGAYRDLLHYGLLEDEL; this is encoded by the coding sequence ATGCCCGGTCCAGTCTTCCTCCGCAACGAGACGGTCGAACTCCGCACGGTCGAGTCCGACGACCTCGCGTTCGTCCAAGAACACATCAACGACCCCGAGGTCTGGGGGACGCTCGGCTCCGCCGCACCCAAGAACCACAAGGACGAGGAGCAGTGGCTCGACTCCCTGACCGACGACGACGGCCGGGTCGTCCTGCTCATCTGTGACGACGGCGAGCCGGTCGGTCAGATGGGTCTACACCTCAACGAGACGTGGGGCGTCGGTGAACTCGGCTACTGGGTCGCTCCCGACGCCTGGGGCAACGGCTACTGTACTGCGGCCGTCCGACTCATCTCGCGCTATGCTTTCGAGGAACGTCGCCTGCACAAGGTCGTCGCCGAGGCCTACGGCCACAACGTGGGATCACAGCGTGTGCTCGAAAAAGCGGGCTTCACGCAGGAGGGCGTCCACCGCGAGGAGGCGTTCGTCGGCGGCGCGTACCGCGACCTGCTGCACTACGGTCTGCTCGAAGACGAACTCTGA